A single genomic interval of Sceloporus undulatus isolate JIND9_A2432 ecotype Alabama chromosome 2, SceUnd_v1.1, whole genome shotgun sequence harbors:
- the LOC121921953 gene encoding steroid 21-hydroxylase — MLTALLFIIVLLAIALLSWRHMGHCQGKDLRDLPGPRALPLIGNLFHMLQPNLPIHFLKLACQYGPIYRLRLGNKDVVVLNSSEVIREALIRKWSDFAGRPHSFVGNLVSMGGKDLSLGDYTPTWRLQRKMAHTAIQRCLRGDMEQIVQSQAQHLCKVFHSYEGQPVDVAHDFSLHACSVISTMLFGPLDMASVEEMHDCMIELVKTWSAVPIKLVNSLPILRIFPNATLKHLLSCIENRDSLVQGQMEKHQESHHSSEARNMVGHMLQFLRDHNISKSGETGLLPEHVHMAIIDLLIGGTETTATLLTWTVAFLLHRPQIQEQIHKELMTVVGPHREPTYSDRKHLPYLSATIWETLRMRPSAPLALPHMTTHDTSLSGVSIPKGTTVIPNLYGAHHDQSIWPDPQEFRPERFLESNAMAEAQRHLVPFSCGARVCLGEALARMESFFFLTYLLRDFQILPSPSGSLPSLQPRCAFLMHCNPFLTHLVPWGVADSAE; from the exons ATGCTCACTGCTCTCCTCTTCATCATTGTCCTTCTGGCAATTGCCCTGTTGAGCTGGCGGCACATGGGGCACTGCCAGGGGAAAGATTTGAGGGATCTACCCGGCCCCAGGGCTTTGCCTCTCATTGGCAACCTCTTCCACATGCTCCAACCTAACCTCCCCATCCATTTCCTCAAGTTGGCCTGTCAATATGGACCGATCTACCGCCTGCGCCTTGGGAACAAAG ACGTGGTTGTGCTGAACAGCTCAGAAGTAATTCGCGAGGCACTAATTCGGAAGTGGTCTGACTTCGCTGGACGGCCTCACAGCTTTGTTG GAAACCTGGTTTCAATGGGAGGCAAGGACCTCTCCCTTGGCGACTATACCCCGACGTGGCGGCTACAAAGGAAAATGGCCCACACAGCCATCCAGCGCTGCCTACGGGGCGACATGGAGCAGATTGTACAGAGCCAGGCTCAACACCTCTGCAAA GTTTTTCATAGTTATGAGGGGCAACCTGTGGATGTGGCTCATGATTTTTCCCTGCATGCCTGCTCTGTTATTTCTACCATGCTGTTTGGACCTTTG GACATGGCCAGTGTTGAAGAAATGCACGATTGCATGATTGAGCTGGTGAAAACATGGAGTGCGGTTCCTATCAAGCTTGTGAATTCCCTGCCCATCCTCAGA ATTTTCCCCAACGCCACACTGAAGCACTTGCTTTCCTGTATTGAAAACCGAGACTCCTTGGTCCAAGGCCAGATGGAGAAACACCAG GAGTCCCACCACTCCTCAGAGGCACGAAACATGGTGGGCCATATGCTGCAGTTCCTTCGTGACCATAATATCAGCAAGTCAGGGGAGACTGGCCTCCTCCCAGAACATGTCCACATGGCCATTATTGACCTTCTCATTGGAGGTACTGAAACCACAGCTACCTTACTGACCTGGACTGTAGCCTTTTTGCTCCACCGCCCACAG ATCCAGGAGCAAATCCACAAAGAGTTAATGACAGTTGTAGGACCTCATCGTGAGCCCACCTATAGTGACCGAAAGCATCTGCCCTACCTCAGCGCCACCATCTGGGAGACCTTGCGCATGCGTCCTTCGGCACCCCTTGCTTTGCCTCACATGACTACCCATGATACCAG TCTGTCTGGTGTTTCCATCCCCAAGGGGACAACAGTCATCCCCAACCTCTATGGAGCCCATCATGATCAAAGCATATGGCCAGACCCCCAGGAGTTCAGACCAG aGAGATTCCTGGAAAGCAATGCCATGGCCGAAGCCCAGCGGCACTTGGTGCCATTCAGCTGTGGAGCCCGGGTTTGCTTAGGGGAAGCCTTGGCCCGCATGGagtccttcttcttcctcacctACCTACTGCGGGATTTCCAGATCTTGCCCTCTCCATCTGGATCATTGCCTAGCCTCCAGCCACGCTGTGCATTTCTCATGCATTGCAACCCATTCTTGACCCACCTGGTGCCATGGGGGGTGGCTGACTCTGCAGAATGA